The Candidatus Flexicrinis affinis genome has a segment encoding these proteins:
- a CDS encoding SRPBCC family protein, which translates to MSTNSESFKLEFASDTEIVFTRRLAAPRKLVFEVMTDARHFKNWYGPRVMTVTHAESDARVGGKWRIVSFSPEHGEHAFSGEILEFDPHERVVQTEVYEPMPQFQNINTLLLDEANGVTTVRGHVQYQSKEHRDGHYNSGMEWGMRETYDRLEELVEALAQPS; encoded by the coding sequence ATGTCCACCAACAGCGAGTCGTTCAAGCTGGAATTCGCTTCCGACACGGAGATCGTTTTCACCCGCAGGCTGGCCGCGCCGCGCAAACTCGTGTTCGAAGTGATGACCGATGCAAGGCACTTCAAGAACTGGTACGGCCCACGGGTGATGACCGTCACGCACGCCGAGTCCGATGCCCGAGTTGGCGGCAAGTGGCGGATCGTCTCATTCAGCCCGGAGCACGGCGAGCACGCCTTCAGCGGTGAAATCCTCGAATTCGACCCGCATGAGCGCGTCGTGCAGACCGAGGTCTACGAGCCAATGCCGCAGTTCCAGAACATTAACACGCTGCTGCTGGATGAGGCCAACGGCGTGACCACCGTGCGCGGCCACGTCCAGTACCAATCGAAGGAGCACCGCGACGGGCACTACAACTCGGGCATGGAATGGGGGATGCGCGAGACCTACGACCGGCTCGAAGAATTGGTCGAGGCGCTCGCCCAGCCGAGCTAG
- the hydA gene encoding dihydropyrimidinase, protein MGTLFKNGTVITASDMVKADVLVEGSTISTLGRDINPEGHEVVDCTGKYLLPGGIDVHTHLELPFGGTVSNDDFDTGHKAAAFGGTTAHIDFVIQPKGGSLHDGLDAWRKKASVAQIDYGFHLAVTDLRPEVLDEIPSLVQEGVTSLKLFMAYKNVFQIDDATLFKTMEVAAKHGMIVMVHAENGDVEASLTPRLLAEGKTAPYHHYLSRPREIEGEATNRAVVMSGMTGCPLYVVHMTCEPAIQALQRGRAAGAPVMGESCTQYFFLTAEKHLGAPGFEGAKYICSPPIRTEYDHGVLWQAIRDGTLQHISTDHCNFWFEGGKGPWQDWAQKHNGGNWVEFEAQDPSYRRPGKELGKGNFAKIPNGMPGLEERMMVIWEHGVNKGRISPQRFVELMCTNPAKIFGMYPKKGTISVGADADIVVWDPNHKHVLSVETTHMRTDYIVYEGMEITGKPVKVYQRGIKLVDGEQWLGHNGGGQFIHRQPNAPVL, encoded by the coding sequence ATGGGTACTCTGTTCAAGAACGGAACGGTCATTACGGCCAGCGACATGGTCAAGGCGGACGTGCTGGTCGAAGGCTCGACCATCAGTACGCTCGGGCGCGACATCAACCCCGAGGGCCACGAAGTCGTGGACTGCACCGGCAAGTACCTGCTGCCCGGCGGCATCGATGTACACACGCATCTGGAACTGCCGTTCGGCGGCACGGTCAGCAACGACGACTTTGACACCGGCCACAAGGCAGCGGCCTTCGGCGGCACGACCGCGCACATCGACTTCGTGATTCAGCCCAAGGGCGGATCGCTGCATGACGGGCTCGACGCGTGGCGCAAGAAGGCATCGGTCGCACAGATCGACTACGGCTTCCATTTGGCCGTGACCGATCTGCGGCCCGAGGTGCTGGACGAGATTCCCTCGCTGGTGCAGGAGGGCGTGACCAGCCTGAAGCTGTTCATGGCCTACAAGAACGTGTTCCAGATCGACGACGCCACGCTGTTCAAGACGATGGAAGTGGCGGCCAAGCACGGCATGATTGTGATGGTGCACGCCGAGAACGGCGACGTCGAAGCGAGCCTGACGCCGCGCCTGCTGGCCGAAGGCAAGACCGCGCCGTATCACCACTACTTGTCTCGCCCGCGCGAGATCGAGGGCGAGGCGACCAACCGCGCCGTCGTGATGTCCGGCATGACCGGATGCCCCCTGTACGTCGTGCACATGACGTGCGAGCCGGCGATTCAAGCCTTGCAGCGCGGACGTGCCGCCGGTGCGCCGGTGATGGGCGAGAGCTGCACGCAGTACTTCTTCCTGACCGCCGAAAAGCACCTCGGCGCGCCGGGGTTCGAGGGCGCCAAGTACATCTGTTCGCCGCCGATCCGCACCGAGTATGACCACGGCGTACTGTGGCAGGCGATCCGCGACGGGACGCTCCAGCATATCAGCACCGACCACTGCAACTTCTGGTTCGAGGGCGGCAAGGGGCCGTGGCAGGACTGGGCGCAGAAGCACAACGGTGGCAACTGGGTCGAGTTCGAGGCGCAGGACCCGTCGTATCGCCGCCCGGGCAAGGAGCTTGGCAAGGGCAATTTCGCCAAGATCCCCAACGGCATGCCCGGCCTCGAAGAGCGCATGATGGTGATCTGGGAGCACGGCGTCAACAAGGGGCGCATCTCGCCGCAGCGGTTTGTCGAGCTGATGTGCACCAACCCGGCCAAGATCTTCGGCATGTACCCGAAGAAGGGCACGATCAGCGTCGGGGCGGATGCCGACATCGTGGTGTGGGACCCGAACCACAAGCACGTGCTGTCGGTCGAGACGACGCACATGCGCACCGACTACATCGTGTACGAAGGCATGGAGATCACCGGCAAGCCCGTCAAGGTCTATCAGCGCGGGATCAAGCTGGTCGACGGCGAGCAGTGGCTGGGCCACAACGGCGGCGGGCAGTTCATCCACCGCCAGCCCAACGCGCCGGTGCTTTAG
- a CDS encoding aldehyde dehydrogenase, producing the protein MGKIAIHGFGRIGRSLMKAGLKANLFSPVSVSDIRDIPTLAALFEVDSNYGRWHESVEATDKGFVVGGREVLYFNTQNELPNWGDLGVDVVVDCTGRATLRAGAQAHLDKGAKKVLVSAASKSLNDCDIVLMAGINKEAYDPAKHHIVSMASCTTNALAPVVKVLLENFGIKSSFFSTVHAYTNTQSLTDQPMKDRRDSWAATENIIPSSSGAAKALLFIWPDLKITGKAYRVPTRTGSIAEINAVLGRDVTVDEVKDAFVKAAETPQLKGVMGVLHDEWASARIVGDPHSSIIDLPLTSVIGGNLVSVAAWYDNEMGYATRLAEIAAYIAG; encoded by the coding sequence ATGGGCAAGATCGCAATTCACGGCTTTGGGCGTATCGGCCGCTCTTTGATGAAGGCTGGGCTCAAGGCGAATCTGTTCTCCCCCGTATCGGTCTCGGATATTCGTGACATCCCGACACTCGCCGCGCTGTTCGAGGTCGACTCGAACTACGGGCGCTGGCACGAGAGCGTCGAAGCGACCGACAAGGGCTTCGTCGTCGGCGGGCGCGAAGTTCTGTACTTCAACACCCAGAACGAGCTGCCCAACTGGGGCGATCTGGGCGTCGACGTGGTCGTCGACTGCACGGGCCGCGCCACCCTTCGGGCGGGCGCACAGGCCCACCTCGACAAGGGCGCCAAGAAGGTGCTCGTCAGCGCCGCCAGCAAGTCGCTCAACGACTGCGACATCGTGCTGATGGCTGGCATCAACAAGGAAGCGTACGACCCCGCCAAGCACCACATCGTCAGCATGGCGAGCTGCACGACCAACGCGCTCGCGCCGGTGGTCAAGGTGCTGCTGGAGAACTTCGGAATCAAGTCGAGCTTCTTCTCGACGGTACATGCCTACACCAACACGCAGTCGCTGACCGATCAGCCGATGAAGGACCGCCGCGATTCGTGGGCGGCGACCGAGAACATCATCCCGTCGTCGTCGGGCGCGGCCAAGGCGCTGCTGTTCATTTGGCCCGACCTGAAGATCACCGGCAAGGCCTACCGCGTGCCTACCCGCACCGGCAGCATCGCCGAGATCAACGCCGTGCTGGGCCGTGACGTCACCGTAGACGAAGTCAAGGATGCGTTTGTCAAGGCCGCCGAGACCCCGCAGCTCAAGGGCGTCATGGGCGTGCTGCACGACGAATGGGCATCGGCCCGCATCGTCGGCGACCCGCACTCGTCGATCATCGACCTGCCGCTGACCTCGGTCATCGGCGGCAATCTGGTGTCGGTCGCGGCGTGGTACGACAACGAGATGGGCTACGCGACCCGCTTGGCGGAGATCGCGGCGTACATCGCCGGGTAG
- a CDS encoding alpha/beta hydrolase gives MTATLADDVYAYGLSRYPVPYDSLMVDTPLARTHVLVSGPADSPPLILIHGAGMNALAWINQVEPLSRQFRVYAVDLPGQSGLSDAVRMPMTGSGVADWMAALCDGLGLGTVSVCGGSLGGWVALKFASAYPNRVDKLVLVAPGGVVNVNWPKFVSLLPAVVTGRMDSYRRFVQMMSVREIAEDVLDFLVRMIMSTPVTKAVVPLVLGEDVLRHVRAPMLVVLADHDEIFPLQPLKARAEHCWPGARIVTIENCGHMIPHDRPDVFLREVTQFLCA, from the coding sequence ATGACTGCGACGTTAGCCGACGATGTGTATGCTTACGGCCTCAGCCGCTACCCCGTCCCGTACGACTCGCTCATGGTCGATACGCCCCTCGCGCGCACGCATGTGCTGGTCAGCGGCCCCGCCGATTCTCCTCCTCTCATCCTGATCCACGGCGCAGGCATGAACGCGCTGGCGTGGATCAATCAAGTCGAGCCGCTGAGCAGGCAGTTTCGCGTGTACGCGGTCGACCTGCCCGGACAGTCCGGCCTGAGCGATGCGGTGCGCATGCCTATGACTGGCAGCGGCGTCGCCGACTGGATGGCCGCACTGTGCGACGGCCTCGGGCTTGGCACCGTAAGCGTGTGCGGCGGATCGCTGGGTGGATGGGTGGCGCTCAAGTTCGCCAGCGCCTACCCGAACCGGGTCGACAAACTGGTACTGGTCGCGCCCGGCGGCGTGGTCAACGTCAACTGGCCCAAGTTCGTCAGCCTGTTGCCAGCCGTCGTCACGGGGAGAATGGACAGCTATCGCCGCTTCGTGCAGATGATGTCGGTGCGCGAGATCGCCGAAGACGTGCTCGACTTCCTCGTGCGCATGATTATGAGCACGCCGGTAACTAAGGCCGTGGTACCGCTGGTGCTGGGCGAGGACGTACTCCGACACGTGCGCGCGCCGATGCTGGTCGTGTTAGCTGATCATGACGAAATCTTCCCGCTGCAGCCCTTGAAAGCCCGCGCCGAGCACTGTTGGCCGGGTGCGCGCATCGTGACGATCGAAAACTGCGGGCACATGATCCCGCACGATCGGCCAGACGTGTTCCTGCGCGAGGTCACGCAGTTCCTTTGCGCGTGA
- a CDS encoding SRPBCC family protein: MSNSQNAAASTEATFFVERIFNASRDKVFAAYTQPEHIKQWWAPRPWHLSHCSVDLRPGGEWRYCMAGPDGEEAWGKATYREIVPPERLVYEDAFTDADGNVNPALPVSVTTITFEDLGDGKTRMSAVAVFPTPEALRAVIDMGMEEGMNMCLDQLAELLATL; encoded by the coding sequence ATGAGTAACAGTCAGAACGCCGCCGCCAGCACCGAAGCGACCTTCTTTGTGGAGCGCATCTTCAACGCGTCGCGCGACAAGGTCTTCGCGGCCTACACCCAACCCGAGCATATCAAGCAGTGGTGGGCGCCGCGCCCGTGGCATCTATCGCACTGCAGCGTCGACCTGCGGCCGGGCGGCGAGTGGCGCTACTGCATGGCCGGGCCGGATGGCGAAGAGGCGTGGGGCAAGGCGACCTACCGTGAGATCGTCCCGCCGGAGCGCCTTGTCTATGAAGACGCCTTCACCGATGCCGACGGCAACGTCAATCCGGCGCTTCCGGTCTCGGTGACGACCATCACGTTCGAGGACCTTGGCGATGGCAAGACGCGAATGTCGGCAGTTGCCGTGTTCCCGACGCCGGAGGCCCTGCGGGCCGTGATCGACATGGGTATGGAAGAGGGCATGAACATGTGCCTCGACCAGCTCGCCGAACTGCTCGCCACGCTGTAA
- a CDS encoding SUMF1/EgtB/PvdO family nonheme iron enzyme has protein sequence MIPAAPPTHIDWMPIPAGHVTLADGKGEFSVAPFRIARLAVTNAEFDAFIADGGYTDPRWWADVDTPDLTPEQLEMGMSDWRTARERVAAPQPSHWPEADCPRTDVTWYEAMAFCRWLSSRLGMPVRLPTEWEWQWAAVGDTGWVYPFGPAFDDAKCNTYENGIGRTVPVATYSEVHTVFGVVNMSGNTIEWCANEFENPPNMLVAGTGRPAMRGGSWGHDAANARASHRFGFNALNSSYAVGFRVATDAD, from the coding sequence ATGATCCCAGCGGCGCCGCCAACTCATATCGACTGGATGCCGATTCCGGCCGGACACGTCACGCTTGCGGACGGAAAAGGCGAATTCTCAGTTGCGCCGTTTCGCATTGCCCGGCTTGCCGTGACCAACGCGGAGTTCGACGCATTCATCGCCGATGGCGGCTATACCGATCCGCGCTGGTGGGCGGATGTTGACACGCCGGACCTGACGCCGGAACAACTGGAAATGGGCATGTCGGATTGGCGCACCGCACGCGAGCGCGTTGCTGCGCCACAGCCCTCACATTGGCCGGAGGCCGACTGTCCCCGGACCGATGTGACATGGTATGAGGCGATGGCGTTCTGCCGCTGGCTGTCCTCGCGGCTTGGGATGCCGGTTCGACTGCCTACCGAGTGGGAGTGGCAGTGGGCCGCCGTCGGGGATACCGGATGGGTGTACCCGTTCGGGCCGGCCTTCGACGACGCGAAGTGCAACACCTACGAGAACGGCATCGGCCGTACCGTACCCGTTGCGACGTACAGCGAGGTCCACACCGTATTTGGCGTCGTCAATATGTCCGGCAACACCATCGAATGGTGTGCCAACGAGTTTGAGAACCCGCCCAATATGCTGGTGGCCGGGACGGGCCGGCCGGCGATGCGCGGCGGATCATGGGGGCACGATGCGGCCAACGCAAGAGCGTCTCACCGCTTTGGCTTCAACGCCTTGAACAGCAGCTATGCAGTCGGGTTCCGCGTGGCGACCGACGCGGACTAG
- a CDS encoding arsenate reductase ArsC, which yields MDRPKIKTLFLCTGNSARSQMAEGLLRYMAGDLFEVYSAGLDPKGLNPFAILAMDELGIDIRGQRSKSLREYMGFMHFGWVITVCANAEEHCPAPLWANGNKEHWPFDDPAAGEGSDDAKLAAFRTVRDQIKARLVPWIGEVRERFDQPTERN from the coding sequence ATGGACCGACCGAAGATCAAAACCCTGTTCCTGTGCACCGGCAACTCAGCACGCTCGCAGATGGCAGAAGGATTGCTGCGCTACATGGCCGGAGACCTGTTCGAGGTGTATAGCGCGGGACTCGACCCGAAGGGGCTCAACCCGTTCGCAATTCTGGCGATGGACGAACTCGGCATCGACATCCGCGGCCAACGCAGCAAGAGCCTGCGCGAGTACATGGGCTTCATGCACTTCGGCTGGGTGATCACCGTGTGTGCTAACGCCGAAGAGCACTGCCCTGCCCCGCTGTGGGCAAACGGCAACAAGGAGCACTGGCCGTTTGACGATCCTGCCGCGGGGGAAGGCTCGGACGACGCAAAGCTGGCGGCGTTCCGCACCGTGCGTGACCAGATCAAGGCGCGGCTTGTGCCGTGGATCGGCGAGGTCCGCGAACGATTCGATCAGCCGACGGAGCGTAACTAA
- a CDS encoding potassium/proton antiporter, producing the protein MTIEWILLFVALVLSVSVVSSKVASRAGIPVLLIFIAIGMLLGSEGPGGLQFDNPWLTQAIGVTALVAILFSGGLDTQWSDVRLVWREAGILSTFSVVVSAVLVGLCAHLVFGLPPMEGILLGSIVASTDAAAVFTILRGQSIRLVPRVKSLIEVESGSNDPMAVFLTIGMIQLITAQVSSPFGLIPLFVQQAVLGVVFGYGGGRLMLWAINRIRLEFDGLYPVLTIALVGVIYGITAVLGGSGFLAVYLAGIIMRQSDFIHKRSLIQFHEGLAWLMQIVMFLTLGLQVFPSELVAVVPQGLVIAVFLMLIARPVSVMVPLLAMRVPMRVAVYVSWVGMRGAVPIILATFPLLAGIPVAETLFNVVFFIVLVSVLLQGTTVTPVARLLRLQDLRPIDPPALLPELLDRGKFQDNMLEVTVAPSCSMLGRQVIDLELPPETLLMLISRGDRIVVPRGSTVIEPYDRVLVLTPPHYREQVVHLLTR; encoded by the coding sequence ATAACGATCGAATGGATCCTGCTGTTCGTCGCGCTCGTATTGAGCGTGAGCGTCGTTTCCAGCAAGGTCGCGTCGCGCGCAGGCATCCCCGTGCTTCTCATCTTTATCGCGATTGGCATGCTGCTCGGTTCGGAGGGGCCGGGCGGCTTGCAGTTCGACAATCCATGGCTGACTCAGGCGATCGGCGTCACGGCGTTGGTCGCCATTCTTTTCTCCGGCGGTCTCGACACACAGTGGTCCGATGTGCGTCTTGTCTGGCGCGAGGCCGGAATCCTCTCGACGTTCAGCGTAGTGGTTTCGGCGGTGCTGGTCGGCCTTTGCGCGCACCTCGTATTTGGGCTTCCGCCGATGGAGGGCATTCTGCTCGGCTCGATCGTCGCGTCTACCGACGCCGCCGCCGTCTTTACGATCCTGCGTGGGCAGAGCATTCGCCTCGTGCCACGTGTGAAATCCCTAATCGAGGTCGAGTCCGGATCGAACGACCCGATGGCCGTGTTCCTCACCATCGGCATGATCCAGTTGATCACGGCGCAGGTGTCCTCGCCGTTCGGCCTCATACCACTGTTTGTGCAGCAGGCGGTGCTGGGCGTCGTGTTCGGCTACGGCGGGGGGAGGCTAATGCTGTGGGCCATCAACCGAATCCGGCTCGAATTCGATGGCCTGTACCCGGTGCTGACCATTGCGCTGGTGGGCGTGATCTATGGGATCACGGCAGTGCTTGGGGGCAGTGGATTTCTGGCCGTTTACCTAGCCGGCATCATCATGCGCCAGTCCGACTTCATCCATAAACGCAGCCTGATTCAGTTTCACGAGGGGCTCGCGTGGCTGATGCAGATCGTGATGTTCCTCACGCTGGGCCTGCAAGTCTTTCCATCGGAGCTGGTCGCGGTCGTCCCTCAGGGCTTGGTGATCGCCGTCTTCCTCATGTTGATCGCGCGGCCTGTCAGCGTCATGGTGCCGCTGTTGGCGATGCGCGTTCCGATGCGGGTCGCCGTCTATGTCTCATGGGTAGGCATGCGCGGCGCGGTTCCGATTATCCTCGCGACATTTCCGCTGTTGGCCGGCATTCCTGTCGCCGAGACTCTTTTCAACGTCGTCTTCTTCATCGTACTGGTCTCGGTGCTGTTGCAGGGCACAACGGTGACGCCCGTCGCACGGCTGCTGCGGCTTCAAGACCTTCGTCCGATCGACCCGCCGGCGCTGCTGCCCGAGCTGCTGGACCGTGGCAAGTTTCAGGACAATATGCTGGAGGTGACGGTTGCGCCGTCATGCTCGATGCTTGGGCGGCAAGTCATTGACCTTGAGCTGCCGCCTGAAACGCTGCTCATGTTGATCAGTCGTGGCGATCGGATCGTGGTGCCGCGCGGATCAACCGTCATCGAACCGTACGATCGCGTACTCGTGCTGACGCCGCCTCACTACCGCGAACAGGTCGTCCATCTGTTGACACGCTGA
- a CDS encoding winged helix-turn-helix transcriptional regulator: MTTPYQALADPTRRLILDLLRERPRLVGDLVELVGISQPGVSKQLRVLREAGLVRVRQDAQRRWYELNAEPLAEVHSWLEAYKRAWEDRLDRLDSYLQDLQSRELRDTDHE, translated from the coding sequence ATGACCACACCGTATCAAGCACTCGCCGATCCGACTCGCCGTCTGATCCTCGATCTGCTCCGCGAGCGCCCTCGATTGGTGGGCGACCTTGTGGAACTCGTCGGCATCAGCCAACCCGGGGTGTCGAAACAACTGCGCGTCTTGCGCGAGGCAGGCTTGGTCCGTGTGCGTCAGGACGCCCAGCGCCGCTGGTACGAGCTGAACGCTGAACCCCTCGCCGAGGTTCACTCGTGGCTCGAAGCCTACAAACGCGCATGGGAAGACCGGCTCGACCGGCTGGACAGTTACCTGCAAGACCTACAATCGAGGGAATTGAGGGACACAGACCATGAGTAA
- a CDS encoding thrombospondin type 3 repeat-containing protein produces the protein MRSFTRPLWIVLCLVMAVTIMAVPAAAQDTDETIYVELTGTVQSVSLSSVDVGGIDIAPGSAFDVTALNIGDHITITGYFLEDGTFFGINFHDDVDSDGDGVIDSEDNCPDVANADQLDSDDDGIGDACDPDIIDTDEDGVVDAEDNCPEVANADQLDSDDDGIGDACDPDIIDTDEDGVVDAEDNCPEVANADQLDSDDDGIGDACDPDIVDTDEDGVVDAEDNCPLVANADQLDSDDDGIGDACDPDIIDTDEDGVVDAEDNCPLVANADQLDTDDDGIGDACDPFDNSLPTDCVGADPHPTAQRIAEAYDLHYETVLGWHCAGFGFGQIMIALRLAEATDGDAADFLHDFTDGGGWGRVIRDAGLHPGEFFSGKAKIDTDDDGDEEETEARTNNGNGNGRGGPPEDRGNNGNGNGRGNNGNGNGRGGPPEDRGNNGNGNGGGNGNGRGNGKN, from the coding sequence ATGCGTTCCTTCACACGACCACTCTGGATCGTTCTCTGCCTAGTGATGGCCGTCACGATCATGGCCGTACCCGCTGCGGCTCAGGATACTGATGAAACGATCTATGTCGAACTAACCGGAACTGTACAGTCGGTTAGCTTAAGTTCTGTCGATGTCGGCGGCATTGACATTGCGCCCGGCAGCGCATTTGATGTCACCGCACTGAATATCGGCGATCACATTACGATCACTGGTTACTTCCTTGAAGACGGCACGTTCTTCGGAATTAACTTCCATGACGACGTCGATTCGGACGGCGACGGTGTCATCGACAGTGAGGACAACTGCCCTGACGTGGCGAACGCCGATCAACTCGACAGCGACGACGACGGCATCGGTGATGCCTGCGACCCGGACATCATCGACACCGACGAAGACGGCGTAGTCGACGCCGAAGACAACTGCCCTGAGGTGGCGAACGCCGACCAGCTCGACAGCGACGACGATGGCATCGGTGACGCCTGCGATCCGGACATCATCGACACTGACGAAGACGGCGTGGTCGACGCTGAAGACAACTGCCCTGAGGTGGCGAACGCCGACCAGCTCGACAGCGACGACGATGGCATCGGCGACGCGTGCGATCCGGACATCGTCGATACTGACGAAGACGGCGTGGTCGACGCTGAAGACAACTGCCCACTGGTGGCGAACGCCGATCAGCTCGATAGCGACGACGATGGCATCGGCGACGCGTGCGATCCGGACATTATCGACACCGACGAAGACGGCGTAGTCGACGCTGAAGACAACTGCCCGCTGGTGGCGAACGCCGATCAGCTCGACACCGATGACGACGGAATCGGCGATGCCTGCGACCCGTTCGACAACAGCCTCCCGACCGACTGTGTTGGCGCCGATCCCCATCCGACAGCCCAGCGCATCGCTGAGGCCTACGATCTCCACTACGAAACGGTGCTCGGCTGGCACTGCGCAGGCTTCGGGTTCGGTCAGATCATGATCGCGCTGCGCCTTGCAGAGGCAACCGATGGCGACGCCGCCGACTTCCTCCACGACTTCACCGACGGTGGCGGTTGGGGCCGCGTGATCCGCGATGCCGGCCTGCATCCGGGCGAGTTCTTCTCGGGTAAGGCCAAGATCGATACCGACGACGACGGCGACGAGGAAGAGACCGAAGCGCGCACCAACAACGGCAACGGCAATGGTCGCGGCGGCCCGCCCGAAGACCGCGGTAACAACGGCAATGGCAACGGCCGCGGCAACAACGGGAATGGGAACGGCCGCGGCGGCCCACCCGAAGACCGCGGTAACAATGGCAACGGCAACGGTGGCGGTAATGGCAACGGCCGGGGCAACGGCAAGAACTAA
- a CDS encoding TIGR03842 family LLM class F420-dependent oxidoreductase: MEFGICFKGDISPKRTVALVKQAEVAGFTYSWFYDSHILWRSPYVTMAMCMEHTDNMRFGPCVTNPGVRDWSEAASIFATLNIQSGNRFEVGLGRGDSSMRVLGRKPNTVERMVQFAHAVKGMVRGDAIQYEEDLAEVQFPWANGYEMPVWIAAYGPKALGGAGEAGDGLIIQLADPGLCTWFIGQAKDAGAKAGRDMSSYRVLSAAPVWVGDHKKGIEQTRWFPAMVGNHVADIVEKYGKNDPNIPASLTSYIEGRKGYNYKEHASKDADHLGFITEDVIESFGIIGTPEQHVEKLKALEAVGVTQFTIYLMCGEEERIVAEYGEHVIPHFQ; the protein is encoded by the coding sequence ATGGAGTTCGGCATTTGTTTCAAAGGCGACATCTCGCCAAAACGAACCGTGGCGCTGGTCAAACAGGCAGAGGTCGCCGGGTTCACCTACAGTTGGTTCTACGACAGCCACATCCTGTGGCGCTCGCCATACGTCACGATGGCGATGTGTATGGAACACACCGACAATATGCGCTTCGGCCCATGCGTGACCAATCCCGGCGTGCGCGACTGGTCGGAAGCGGCCAGCATCTTCGCGACGCTCAACATCCAGAGCGGCAACCGGTTCGAGGTCGGGCTCGGGCGCGGCGACAGCTCGATGCGCGTGCTGGGCCGCAAGCCCAACACCGTCGAGCGCATGGTGCAGTTCGCCCACGCCGTCAAAGGCATGGTGCGCGGCGATGCCATCCAGTACGAGGAAGACCTCGCCGAGGTGCAGTTCCCGTGGGCCAACGGCTACGAGATGCCGGTGTGGATCGCGGCGTACGGCCCCAAGGCGCTCGGCGGCGCAGGCGAGGCCGGCGACGGCCTGATCATCCAACTTGCCGACCCGGGCCTGTGCACGTGGTTCATCGGTCAGGCAAAGGACGCGGGCGCAAAGGCAGGGCGCGATATGTCGTCGTACCGCGTGCTGAGCGCCGCGCCGGTGTGGGTCGGTGATCACAAGAAGGGCATCGAGCAGACGCGCTGGTTCCCGGCGATGGTGGGCAACCACGTCGCGGACATCGTCGAGAAGTACGGCAAGAACGACCCCAACATCCCCGCCAGCTTGACGAGCTACATCGAGGGCCGCAAGGGTTACAACTATAAGGAACACGCCAGCAAAGACGCCGACCATCTCGGCTTTATCACCGAGGACGTGATCGAGAGTTTCGGCATCATCGGCACGCCGGAGCAGCACGTCGAGAAGCTCAAGGCGCTCGAAGCCGTCGGCGTGACTCAGTTCACGATCTACCTGATGTGCGGCGAGGAAGAGCGCATCGTGGCCGAGTACGGCGAGCATGTCATACCGCACTTTCAGTAG